From the Mycobacterium noviomagense genome, the window TCCTGTCTCGCAAACGTCACTGTGACGAAGCACTGCTTTCTGTCACAGGCCGCGATATCACTGAGGCTGAATACGCGCTGACCGTCACCGACGGGCTGTGGCAGCTCGACGGACCAACACTCAGCGCGGCGTCCGAAACCGCACAGACTCGGCGAGTTTCGGACACTCGCAGCGCCCAGAGCCTGGAGATTCTGTCGACCGTAATGCAGTGTCCGAAACCTGTCTCACCGGCCGAAGTGTCCGAAAAGTTGGGCATCGATAACGACACCGTTGGCCGCTACCTGCGAAGACTCGCCGACGATGGCCTCATCAAGCGGGCGAAACGTGGTCTCTACGAAAGGGTGTCCGAAGTGTCCGAACTGTCCGAGAGACCTAGTTCGGACACAACGGACACTTCGGACACGGTTCTGGAGGGTCAGCCGTGACCGCCGACGAACGCTGGCGACCGATCCCAGACTGGCCTGGATACGAGATATCTGACCGCGGCCGCGTACGCGGCATCGAGCGCGTCGTCGTCCGATCCGATGGCGCCAAGTACCCGGTACCACCCCGCATACTCAAGACCGCCGCGCACCGGCCAAGCGGCTTGCCCGTCGTCAAACTCAGCCGGCCACCACGTGGGACAGGACGCTGGTGCTTCGTCCACTTGCTCATGGCTGATGCATTCGGTCCCGGTGGCCTCCGATGAGTAATCCAACCATCGGTCCAGCAAACACAGAATGGTCAGCAAACCCACGTCAACCTCCAGCAAACGAACCACAGCACCGAAATAACGGGGATTGCCGCGGAACTCACCCCACACCCAAGCACACACAGATGGTCACTGCGAACCACGGCAACCATCACATTTCCGCTGGTCAAATACATATCGTGGTTACAGGGGGTACAGAAATCCCTACCGTCATCAAGATCAGCCGACCCGGCCAGCCAGACGCATGACGCGACACGTTTACGAAAAAGGGGCTAATTGTAAAGCCTGGCGTAGTTTCAGCAAATGTTCCGGCAAAAGTGAAAGGAACGAATAGTGACAGACCCGTTTCCGGATGGCCTGGACTTGCTCCAAGTGCCCCCCGATCGCCTTCCCGGCGTGTTCACGTACGCGCTTGACCAGCTGGAGGTTCA encodes:
- a CDS encoding NUMOD4 domain-containing protein, translating into MTADERWRPIPDWPGYEISDRGRVRGIERVVVRSDGAKYPVPPRILKTAAHRPSGLPVVKLSRPPRGTGRWCFVHLLMADAFGPGGLR